The Candidatus Zixiibacteriota bacterium genome contains the following window.
GGAGCAACTCACAAGAATGCCGTTTGGTGACAACAGCTGCATCGCTATGCGGTTGATATCTTTGTAGCCTCTGCACGCCTTCACTATAGCTGTCTTGCTCTTGCAGAATGCGGGAGGATCGAGGATAATCATATCGAATCGCTCGCCAGCGTCCGCCATCTCTCGCAATATCTCAAACGCATCTCCGGTAATGACTTTCACATCTTCCGATCCGCGACGGTTCAATGCGACATTGATTTCCAACTGTGCGACAGCGGCATCGGAACTTTCGATAGCAGTCAGCGAATCACACCCGCCATCGAGCGCTGCGAGGGCGAAACCGCCGGTATACGAGAAGCAATCGAGCACTTTGCGGCCGGTGGCGAAACGCAGGATGTTCTGATGATTGAATTTCTGATCGAGGTACAAGCCCGATTTCTGCCCCTTCTTGATATCGACATCGAATTTGCGACCGAATTCAACGACAGAAATATTGTCGGGCGGTTCATCGCCATAGATAGTCTCATTTACCGTATAAAGCCCTTCTTTGTGTCGCATTTCGGGATCGGAACCATCGAAAATCGCAATGCATCCGGTTAGTTCGGCAAGCATCGTGACGATGTCTTTCTTGACTGGCTCCCATCCGGCGGAATGAAACTGCACATGCACATATCCCGAATAATAGTCGACCAGCAGACCGGGGAGATGATCTGCCTCAGCATAGACAAGCCGCCAAGCGGTGCATTGATCGTATTCCGGCAACGATTTGCGGAGTGCTATCGCCCGTTCGAGCCGTGCACGGATCATGTCGAGGCTGCACTCGATCTCATCGAATGTCAGAATCCGTGCGACAATCTGAGACTCTGGATTGAAGAAGGCTTTTCCAAAGAAGCCACCACGACCATCTATAATATCAACAACGTCGCCCTTTACGATTTCCTCCGACACAGCATTGACAGCACCGGAGAAGACCCACGGGTGTCGTCCATGCATGGACTTTCGAGCCTTGTCTTTGATTATCAACTTGCCTTTGGATTCCAGCATAGAGTTCTCACTTTCGCGCCTGTTGAGAAAGCTCGGCGCATTCTATAGTTCGTCGTCGCGAGGAGCGAAGCAACGTGGCGATTTCGCGTGCGCGGGCAGGAATCCTTTCCTGCACGATTAGTACACTCATTGCTTCGAACATCCGTCAGGATGGGAATCCTGACGGCGCCGCTAATGTCAGACATCGGGATCGCCACGCAGCGTTCGCAATGACGATATTGGGGTTTGTTAACAAACCCTTTCGAGTGACAAATCTACGATTTTAGACGTCCATAATCAAGAAGAATAGCGATTGCAGTCGCTCACTCTGCTCGGATTGCTTGACAAAGTGACCTCACTCAGGTATTCTCACAACTAACCGGAAAGGAAGGAACATGAGCAATCTTCTGACAATGAATCCCGCCGACGCCAAGAACAGGCTGCGGGAATTGGTTAACGAGAAAGCGGTCATCCGCGGTGACTTCATCCTGGCTTCGGGAGCCAGATCGAATTACTACGTCGATGCCAAGTTTATTTCTCTGACATCGGAAGGACTTGCCTATTTTGCCCGTGTGATTGTCGACATAATGGATGATCTCAATGTCGATTTGATCGGCGGCATGACACTGGGAGCTGACCCGATTATCGGAGCGGTTGTCGCCATGTCACATCTTGTCGGTAAGCCGGTCGATGGGATAATCGTCCGCAAAGAGGCCAAGGGCCACGGTCGCGGGAAGCAAATCGAAGGTCCGATCAGCGAAGGTGCGAAAGTGCTCATAATAGAAGACGTGGTTACAACAGGTGGCTCATCTCTCAAAGCAATCGATGCTGTTGAGAAAGCGGGCGGGAAGATCGCCAAAGTGATTTGTCTTGTCGACAGACTGGCAGGTGGCAGAGAGTCATTTGAGTCGAAGGGATATAAGTTCGAATCGATCTTCACGATCAACGATTTGGATATCCCGAAGCAGTGAGGAACGTTGCAGGACTGATCTATGAAAGTGTATCGCGACAAAGATGCTGATATTCCGATCTTGCGGGAGAAGTCTCTCGCAGTTGTCGGATATGGCAATCAAGGCTCGGCATTCGCGAAAAACCTAAGGGATTCCGGGCTGAATGTGTCAGTCGCGTTGCCAGAATCGAGTCGAACGATCCCTACCGCTATCAGTGATGGCTTTCCTGTGATATCGAATGACGACGTTCATCGCGCAGATATTATACTCATGATGCTCCCTGATCATCTGCATGGCGAGTTTTGCTCGGCTCATCTCGATAGAAGACTCAATAAAGGGCAGTGTCTCGTTTTCGCGCACGGATATTCGATACATTTCGGACTTGTTTCTCCTCCGAACGGGATTCTGTGTTCTCTGGTGGCGCCGCATGGACCGGGGAGAGATTTGCGAACAAAGTACGTGAATGGCGAAGGGATATCATGCTTCGTAGCTGCCCATCCGGAAAAGTCAACATCGTCACTTAAGATAGCTGTGGCGATTGCGCATGCTATCGGCTGCACTCGGATCGGGGCATTCAAAACGACGTTCGCCCACGAGACTCTCGGCGATCTATTCGGTGAGCAGGCGCTACTCTGCGGAGGATTGACTCATCTGACAATGGCAGTGTTCGATACCCTTGTGAAGAATGGCATCCCCGCCGAAAATGCATTCCTGGAAACAGCGCATCAGTTGGAGATGCTCGCCGGACTGATCCGCAAGCACGGTATCTCCGGTATGCTTGACAGAATATCTCGGACAGCGCAGTTTGGAACGGTCATCGCTGAGAGCCTTTTTGCGAACAAGAAACTAAAGACTGATCTGCAGAAGCTTTTTGACGACGTGGCATCCGGCAGGTTTACGGACAGATGGAGCGCGGAGCATCGAGCAGGGTATCCCAAGATTCGCGAATTCAAGCGCAGAGTGAATTCATCACGGTTCGAGAAAACATCCCGGAAGATGCGAAAGATCCTTCCTGATGAAAGCAAATGAGCATCCCGTATCCGCGACGAGTCCTGGAGAATGACATCTTGAAGCGCAAGGCTCCGCCTACATATTTGCTCGACACCGATTTCGGAAACAAGCTGAGATCGTTTGGCGATGACTTCATCAGGCTCGCTGAGTCATACTTCGCCTCCGAGACGTCTCAAATAGAATGCTATGTAGAGAATCGTAAACGCGAGAAGAGCGATGACTTCTCGTGGGCATCATTTCCGCGCGATTTCTATTATGCAGAACTTGCACAGATTGCCGTTCTCAACGGGGCTATGTGGGAGGACTTCTGTCGCGCAGAACACACTGTCATATTCATTCCCGATTGCCTCTCACTGATGCAGGACAAATGCAAGCGCGGGGGAGAATCTAATCTACAGACATGCACACAATGCGTACCGAACTGCGTTGTGAACAAGATTGTCGCACTGAAAGAGAGATACGAATTTGCTGAAGTTTTCGCTTATAGAGATCAGACGAAGCAATTCGAAGTGCTGCTGGAGAAATACAAGTCTGTCAGCTTTCTTGGGATCGCATGTATTTTGATGCTTGCTGACGGAATGCGCACGAGTATGGAGAAGTCTGTTCCTGCGCACGGTGTGCCTTTGAAGTACTGCGGCTGCGAGCATTGGGCAGAACAGCCATTCCCAACCGACACCGACATTGCAGAAGTTGAGCGAGTTCTGAGATTGAAAGCCGAATTCCGAAGTCGCCCCAACTGATTGTCACTTCCGAATCATACTTGACAAATTCGTCCGTTTAACTTATAATCATACAGTATCTTATAGGTTTTGGGTCTAATCGCAATTCATCTCTGATAGAGTGAATCGCACAAAGAGTCGGGCTTCCGCAATCGGATGCGGAAAGACAGGGATTGGTCTATGTCGAGGCCGAATGGAGTAATATCTGCGCGGGCGCCTCCGAGAAATCTCCAGTAGACAAACATCTCGCATCTAATTCAACTAAATGAAGTCAGGAGAGAGAATATGAAAAGGAATACTGTTACAATCGCACTGATGATCGTTGTAGTATCGCTCATCATGGTGAGCGCATTCACGAACCTCCTCGCAGGCGACAAAGGGGGAGGCATCCTACCGCCGCTCTATCCATGTGAAAACACTTCATCGTATATCATCAAGGTCGACATTTGCTCCGATACTGGCGGCATAGTGG
Protein-coding sequences here:
- a CDS encoding class I SAM-dependent rRNA methyltransferase, encoding MLESKGKLIIKDKARKSMHGRHPWVFSGAVNAVSEEIVKGDVVDIIDGRGGFFGKAFFNPESQIVARILTFDEIECSLDMIRARLERAIALRKSLPEYDQCTAWRLVYAEADHLPGLLVDYYSGYVHVQFHSAGWEPVKKDIVTMLAELTGCIAIFDGSDPEMRHKEGLYTVNETIYGDEPPDNISVVEFGRKFDVDIKKGQKSGLYLDQKFNHQNILRFATGRKVLDCFSYTGGFALAALDGGCDSLTAIESSDAAVAQLEINVALNRRGSEDVKVITGDAFEILREMADAGERFDMIILDPPAFCKSKTAIVKACRGYKDINRIAMQLLSPNGILVSCS
- the pyrE gene encoding orotate phosphoribosyltransferase; translated protein: MSNLLTMNPADAKNRLRELVNEKAVIRGDFILASGARSNYYVDAKFISLTSEGLAYFARVIVDIMDDLNVDLIGGMTLGADPIIGAVVAMSHLVGKPVDGIIVRKEAKGHGRGKQIEGPISEGAKVLIIEDVVTTGGSSLKAIDAVEKAGGKIAKVICLVDRLAGGRESFESKGYKFESIFTINDLDIPKQ
- the ilvC gene encoding ketol-acid reductoisomerase produces the protein MKVYRDKDADIPILREKSLAVVGYGNQGSAFAKNLRDSGLNVSVALPESSRTIPTAISDGFPVISNDDVHRADIILMMLPDHLHGEFCSAHLDRRLNKGQCLVFAHGYSIHFGLVSPPNGILCSLVAPHGPGRDLRTKYVNGEGISCFVAAHPEKSTSSLKIAVAIAHAIGCTRIGAFKTTFAHETLGDLFGEQALLCGGLTHLTMAVFDTLVKNGIPAENAFLETAHQLEMLAGLIRKHGISGMLDRISRTAQFGTVIAESLFANKKLKTDLQKLFDDVASGRFTDRWSAEHRAGYPKIREFKRRVNSSRFEKTSRKMRKILPDESK
- a CDS encoding DUF116 domain-containing protein; this translates as MSIPYPRRVLENDILKRKAPPTYLLDTDFGNKLRSFGDDFIRLAESYFASETSQIECYVENRKREKSDDFSWASFPRDFYYAELAQIAVLNGAMWEDFCRAEHTVIFIPDCLSLMQDKCKRGGESNLQTCTQCVPNCVVNKIVALKERYEFAEVFAYRDQTKQFEVLLEKYKSVSFLGIACILMLADGMRTSMEKSVPAHGVPLKYCGCEHWAEQPFPTDTDIAEVERVLRLKAEFRSRPN